ctgggttctagtggcaccccccgccccccatctggcacctgaggcagccgcctcagtttgcctcattgCAAGGCCAGCTCTGTTCAGGAGGATAAATAAGTTATAGATTGTGAGATAGACAGATGGACATGTAATCCATAAGCCTTGTGCCAGTCCTCCGCACTGTACTGAAAGGTGTACACAGCCCTTGTGCACCATTACTATAAAGTCTATTGATTCGTACATCATGCTACCAAGAACAAACACAGGGTTCATTTGAAATCCTATACAAAATCTTTCATCCTCATAAACCCATCTGACATTGAGACTATCAGCCTTCATTTCTGCTCTGTAGATGTGTGATGTCATCAGCAGAGACTGAACCCCGGatttatggctattagccaggatgggcagggacggtgtccccagcctctgtttgccagaagctgggaatgaacagtagggaatggatcactcgatgattacctgttcatttcctctggggcacctggcattggccacctttggtctgacccagtgtggccattcttatgttcttacggaATTGAAAACATTATCCTCTCTTGACTGAGCCAGAAGAATGGTCACATGAGTTGAGAGGTAGACTCATAAATGTAattcagccactagagggggataaAGAGCTGCATAATGTTGGTGTGGTCTACAGCTGTCTTTTCTAACCATCATTTTATGTGGGGAGACAGTTAGCTGGGAAATCAGAAGAATGAACAGTGTTTGTGTCAATGATTGCACAGTCAATAATCAGGCTTAATCCCCACAAATAGTACCTTTGATGCttaaaagcattttacaaacattatctATTTAAATCATCCAATTGCAACACCACTGTAAGGTCTAGTTGCAAACCTAAAATATACAGCAGGAAGGAAGTGTGCCTTTATTTCTGAAGCCCAGTTGCATGCACTGAAATTAACCAGGCAGAGTAGACAATCCTCTGATAAAGAAATGAAATTATAAGACTTCAGAATTATAGGTAAGTGTATTTTcccctattttacagctgggaaaattTAGTGACAAAGAAGGAAAGTGACTTGAGCAAAGCTACAAAACAAGTGGTTGTATTTAATGGCTTTTATATCACATGTCTGAAACATTTGAGATAGTTTATAAcagtaatttttctttctttctttctttctttctttctttctttctttctttctttctttctttctttctttctttctttctttctttctttctttctttctttcttctgtaaCATAGTTTCAACTGGTTCCAAAACTTTCAGCCATTTAGAAAATCAACATTTGACCAGTTAGAAAGTCCTTCATGAAAACATGCACCTTGCATCTTTTTCTAAGGTTCGTTCTGAGTTCCATTTCCACAGGAAAGCAAACACCAGAGCTCCAGGCTTGCGAAGGAATCAGTCAAGGTTTGTCCCATCGTGACCTATTTCCCAGGGTATGGAAGCATTTTCTTGATTGCCATCTTGACATCTTTATTCCTTAGGGTGTAGACTATAGGATTGAGAGTTGGCGTCACCAGGGTATACAAGGTGGCTATCATCTTGTCCCTGTCAAAGGAGTAGCTAGAGGCTGGCCGAATGTAGGTGTAGATGACAGTGGAGTAATAAAGAGACACCACAATGAGGTGGgaggagcaggtggagaaggcttttcTCTTCCCTTCAGCCGTTTTGATCCTCAAGATGGCCCTGACAATGAAGTAATAAGAGACACATGTCAACAGGAAGTCCCCCATAGCTAGGAAAATGTCCGCCATGAAGACCATGACCTCATTTAAATGCACTGAGGTGCAGGAGAGAGCCAGCAGTGATGGGATTTCACAGAAAAAGTGGTTGATAACGTTGGGCCCGCAGAAGCTCAGCCGCAACACGAGGCCAGTGTGCACCCATGAATTGACCACAGCAATGACTATCACTAGGGCAGACAGGCCCACACTTACGGTCTTGTTCATCATGATGCTGTAACGCAAAGGGTGGCAAATGGCTGCATAGCGATCGTAAGCCATGACGGTGAAGAGTACCATCTCAGCCCCCAGAGACCATGTGAAGAAGTAGAGCTGGGCCATGCACCTAGGGTAAGAGATAGATTTACTGACAACCACGAGATTCCCCAGCATCCTGGGGATGATGGTGGAGGTGCAGATGATGTCCACCACAGCCAAGTGGAggaggaaaaagtacatgggCCTGTGGAGCTTGGAACTGGAAAGGATGGCAGCAATGATTACTAAGTTGCCCAGCAGGGCAATGATGTAGATGGAGAGGAATAGGATGAAGAGTGGAACCTGGAGTTGGGGTTTACTGGAGAGTCCCAGAATGATGAATGTGGTCACGATGCTTTGGTTCTTCATTCCTGGAGCTCCAGAGATTGTTGCGGATGAAGGCAAAAGCTTCTGAAACGTCTCTAGGACTTGCACTGGACAACTCAGGCTGAGATATTCAAAGGTTCCTATGGGGTTTAGATGCCCAATTTTCATCTAAATCCCTAGATGCAGAGTTGGgtggaaaacagaatttccattccatgggaaataccaatattttggcatttgttttcatcctgaattgggataaaaaattgaaattaatttttctttattcattttgtgaaaagttctGAAAATTGTCAATTTTAACCTCTCTCTGTATATgcctgaaaaaaaatattgacatATCAAATTTTATTCTGAATcaacctttttttccctccaaaggATATGAAGATGacacacaaactaaaatttttgtTCATAAATCAGCATGGTGattcaaaattttgattttgaatcAACATTCCAAAACAAAAGTTtaactttgtttcaaaattttgattctaaattaaatttaatatttcaTGGAAAATTTCTTGAAAATCCaatcaaaattttcaattttaactagggctgtcaattaatcagttaaatcatgtgattaaatcaaacacaaattaacttgattaaaaattaatcttgattaattgcagttttaattgcactgttgaacaataatagaataccaatttaaatttaatacaaatattttttatattttactacattttcagatatattgttttcaattacaacacataatacaaggtatacagtgctcactttatattatttttattacaaatatctgcactataaaaaagaaccaaaaaatagtattttttaattctcctcatacaagtactgtagtgcaatctctttatcgtgaaagtgcaacttacaaatgtagatttctttaattgcactcaaaaccaaaacaatgtaaaactttagagccttcaagtccactcagccctacttcttgttcagccaatggtGAACACAAACAAGTTTATTCACATTTACAggtgataatgctgcctgcttcttatttacaatgtcatctgaaagtgagaacaggcattcccatggcacttttgtagctggcattgcaaggtatttaagtgccagatatgcaaaacattcatatgccccttcatgatttgaccaccattccagaggacatgcttccatgctgatgatgctcgttaaaaaaaaataatgcattaattaattttgtgactgaactccttgggggagaattgtatgtctcctgctccatggttttacctgcattctgccacctGTTTTTTGTTATGGCAATCTCGATttcagaacactttcattgcagatttaacaaaatgcaaagacgataccaatgtgagatttctaaagatagctacagctctcaacccaaggtttaagaatctcaagtgccttccaaaatctgagagggacaaagtATGGAACATGCTGTAAGAACATGCAACACTCCAatttggaaactacagaacccaaaccaccaaaaataaaatcaatcttctgctcaTGGTATCTAACTCAGATGATTAAAATGAATGTtcatcagtccgcactgctttggatcattattgagcagaacctgtcatcagcaatATATACATTGACATATTTTTTGTTCCTcaggttttggaaaaaaacacaatttttattgattttttgtgtgaagaaaaataaattattgaaTTTTTGGGGtattgggttttttcccccaccctcccccatttTCCATAGAAAAAATGGAGATCAAAATTGTTCTCTTtgtcaaatcaaaacaaaagcaaaagatCCCCCCAAACATTTgctttttccaaataaaaagtgTCAAACTCCAGTACCTTAATTGTTGGTCAGCGGGATCCAAACTCTTGACTTTTTCAGTCAGCGCCAGTTACCCTCTGAACTAACAGGATGGCTCCTTCAACTGCTACTTGTAGCAGACTCATCTCTTGGAGGCCAGCCACTGTAGGAGAACTCATAACACACAATGAACAGTGGGCTGCATAATCCCTTAAAGGgtttttaaagtgtggttctgTTCTGGAAAATGATTTGTTAATAATGCCAGTCATTATAATAAAAAGCTAGGGGACAGATCCCCAATTCATGTAAATTAGAATATCTCCATTAAAATAATTGAAGCTACTGTATTTTACACAACATGAGGATCTGAgccaaaaaaatttcaaccatAGCAAATCAAACGGGATATTTTCCACTCCTGTCCTTCAAAAATCTAAAGGTTAGTGCTGTTTGTATTTCCCTCTTCATACATGCATCGTACATGGGGCACATGTAAAACGTTCTAGCAGACTTCTTCATTCTAAGCACATAGAATAGCTGTGGAAACTATAATATCTCTAAACTGGAATCAATATTGTGTGTCTGTCCATTTTACCACATGCACTGCAATGAAGGCAATTTGATTTCATTTCAGATTTCAGACATTTGGAGCTTCATGAATTCAATGttacatctatctatctatctatctatctatctatctatctatctatctacattGAAACTCACCAACAGGGAAAATATGATTTTCAAATGTAAAGCAGAAATATTCTTCTACATAGCAGTCTGGCTGTCTCAGTACAGTACCTGGCAAAGCAGATCTCAGTCAATTTCTGAGTGGaatcaaaataagaaaaaaggagGCAGTTTGAATTAATTTAGTACTATATAATGGGGCGAAATGTGTTCTAATGGCAAAATAATGGCAAAATTTGAGTAGCACATTTGGCTCAATTCCTTGCTTATCAACGGATTAAGTAGCTGAGACATTTGGCAATCATGTAAATTCTCACATACCAGTTCTGGTTGCTGCTCCTCTTCTCCAATGTCAAGTGTGTTGTTAGAGGAAGATTCTATGTAGTAATCCTGTGAAATTATGGAttagattaataataataattattaataggAGTAATTCCAGTTTTAGCACAGTCTGCACATCTCtaatgtattccttatgccaATCATAGTTCATCTACAGAGTGCATAAGAGTGGTTAGGCTAAGATGAGTTTTCAGCCTAATATACAGATCGCCATGGGGATATGTTTCCCATAATTACTCCAATGCAGGccctttaggaaaaacaaatacatatataaataaatgtctCTTTTGATTGGGTGATAGTAAAAAGATGATCCAATGTTATTTAAATGTTCAGCATGTATTTTGGTTGGTGATATCATTCTTTAAAATTATATCTGTTAATAATCATTAGCATTTAGAGAgggcttttcatccatagatctccaaCAGCCTTGTTAAGGATGATCAGTGTCATTAAGCCAATTTTATTGATAGGGAAACTAATGCACACAGAGACTTGAAAGGCCAGTGAAGGAATGAGACCTAGAACAAGATCTGATGATTCTTAGGTCAGGGGTTAGTGCCCTATTCACTGGACCACGCTGCCTTCCACTGTTAGGccaaaatctcaattttttgaAATCACCCACTAATGTTAGGTGTCTATATTTAGAGtgaagaactgacaaactcatagggctggattgttccaagatccacaaaccctactgctcccactgatttcaagttgTACTTAGCTCTGCTGAAACACAGGCTCTAGGTAGCTCAAGACAGTTACTGAAAAAACGTACCATGCTAAATTGAAACCTGATTCTGTGTGATGCTGCGTGCCATGGTGTACACTCAGCAAAATATTGCTCTAGACTTGTTTGTGTCTCAGTGATTCTGTCGGTAAAGTGAACAAGATAACAGGGTACACCTTCTTTTCTAAAGTCTCTGGAGATCTGGGGAAGAAGATGTTTCAATGTCCTCAGGAATGGTGTTAAAACAGTGTGGATGGCAGATTTAGGTTCTGCAGAGTGTAGGTTATCATGACGATTATTAATTAGAATCATCAATATCTTGCCCTTTTGGTTAAAGGAAACTCTCCCAAAGAAGCCCTGTGAATGCTGTCTGAATAAATCTGTAGACAGTTTAGAACAGACAGTGAGCTGCCCCTTTCTTCTCAATTATGTGTTCACTCTGAAACTTAATGTTGTTGGTTTAAATACCAGTGAGGCTGATGATTTAACCATGAATCACttttagggtatgcctacactatggaataaggtcaaatttatagaagtcggttttttagaaatcggttttatatattcgagtgtgtgtgtccccacagaaaatgctctaagtgcattaagtgcattaactcggcggagtgcttccacagtaccgaggctagagtcgacttccggagcgttgcactctgggtagctatcccacagttcccgcagtctccgctgcccattggaattctgggttgagatcccaatgcctgatggggctaaaacattgtcgcgggtggttctgggtacatatcgtcaggcccccgttccctccctccctacgtgaaagcaagggcagacaatcgtttcgcgccttttttcctgagttacctgtgcagacgccataccacggcaagcatggagcccgctcaggtaaccgtcaccctatgtctcctgggtgctggcagacgcggtacggcattgctacacagtagcagcaaccccttgccttgtggcagcagactgtacagtacgactggtagccgtcatcgtcatgtccgaggtgctcctggccacgtcggctgggagcgcctgggcagacatgggcgcagggactaaatttggagtgacttgaccaggtcattctctttagtc
This genomic interval from Lepidochelys kempii isolate rLepKem1 chromosome 13, rLepKem1.hap2, whole genome shotgun sequence contains the following:
- the LOC140897287 gene encoding olfactory receptor 13G1-like — its product is MKNQSIVTTFIILGLSSKPQLQVPLFILFLSIYIIALLGNLVIIAAILSSSKLHRPMYFFLLHLAVVDIICTSTIIPRMLGNLVVVSKSISYPRCMAQLYFFTWSLGAEMVLFTVMAYDRYAAICHPLRYSIMMNKTVSVGLSALVIVIAVVNSWVHTGLVLRLSFCGPNVINHFFCEIPSLLALSCTSVHLNEVMVFMADIFLAMGDFLLTCVSYYFIVRAILRIKTAEGKRKAFSTCSSHLIVVSLYYSTVIYTYIRPASSYSFDRDKMIATLYTLVTPTLNPIVYTLRNKDVKMAIKKMLPYPGK